CTCGCCGCCCGTGTCGTAACAGTGGTTACTGTGGCTTGGGGCCATGCCGTCGACGTTGCCCCAGCGGTGACCGCACTCGAAGCCCGCGTTCGCGGGGGGATAGCCGAGCTCCTGACACGTGCTCGCCTCCCAGTAGAGATCGCCACCGCCGTTCAGCAAGGCGCCGGTCGGCGTGAGCCAAGTCGAATCGAGTCGAAACTGCTTGTTTGGCGCGGCGTGCGCCCCGTACCACACGCTCCACGAGGGCATGTGGTCGAAGCCGGTGCTTTGCGGCAGCGCGAAGCCCGCGCGAATGACCCCTTCCGAGTAGCCGAGCACGTCTGCTTTGCCGTCGCCGTTGAGGTCGACCAACACGTCTTGCGCGCCGAAGATGCCGTACGAGTTGGCGTAGACGAGCTTGTCACCCGCCGACCAGTACACTTGGTACTGGCCACCCGCGTCGCGCACGACGACGTCGGTCGTCCCATCGCCGTTCACGTCCGTGAACTGGCGTGTGCCCGCAAGCAACGTGCCCCACCAGACCTCCGGATCGAACCCGCCACCGTTCGCGCGGCGCACGAACACTTGATGGTCGCGGATCTCCATCATGTCGGAGCGGCCGTCCGCGTCGAAGTCACCAAACGACACATCACCGCTGATCGGCATCGAGGCGAGATAACCGAAGCCTCCGCCCGTCGAGTACCAGACGTGCACCCAGCCAGGCTGGCGGTCGACGAGGTCGGCCTTGCCGTCACCGTTGATGTCCGTCGCGTGAACGCTGCCAAACAGATCGGCGCGTTGACCCCAGGTTTGACGGGGCCCGAAGCCGCTGCCGTTCGAGAGCCAAACGAAGGCTTGCCCGTCGGTCCACATGGTCAAGAGGTCGCTCTTGCCGTCGCCGTTGAAGTCCGCGACGACCGGCATGCGCTGGGGCGGCATGTCCCAGACCTTCTCTTGCCAGCCCGTGAAGCTCGTCCCGTTCGAGTAGTTGACCCACCCGCGCCAGTCGCCGTTCCACCAGGTGAACAGATCCGTCTTGCCGTCGCCGTTGAAGTCACCGGGCACGAGGCCACCTTGGCCGCCACCGCCGAAATATCGCCGGTCGTAGGAGAACGACGGCGCCGACCAGGTGAAGCGCGTCGGCGCGTAACACACGTCGCCGGCGCCGCACTCCGTCACGGTGACGAGTCGGCTCCGTCCGCCGGCTGCGCCCGCGTCGTAGGCGAACTTGTATTTGCGGGCGACGCTCGTGCCGTCGCGCGAGGCGATCTGGGTCACGCGTCGATGCGGCCGGAAGAAGTTCCCGGACTGGAACACCGTCTTCACGTCCGGCCGCGTGTCGTAGTTGAACTCGATGCTCTGGCCGGTGCGCACGCCGTTCGCGCCGAACGAGTGGATCCACGACGGCGTCGCGGTGCTCGAGCCGTTGTGCTCGTTGTAGACGACGTCGTAGCCGTTGCCGACGCGGTCGCTTACGCGATTGACGAGCCAGCGGTGCACCTGGGCCGCTTGCCATTTCTCGACCCGCGAGTCCTCGGTCGCGCCGTATTGGAGGTACCGACCGTCGCGCGTCCACACGTCGAAGGCGACGGGACCCCCGTTTGCGGCGCCGCGCGAGACGATCCGCGAGAACGACTCCACCTCCGTGCGGTACTCGGTGCCGTCGCCGCCGTAGGCGCCGCTGATCGCGACGAGGCGTTGTCCGTCCAGACAGAAGCGGTCGTTGTAATCCCACCGCAACGAGTCGGGTGCACCATCCTGCGCGGTCGTCTTGTTGCAGCGCGTGATGCCTGAAAGTCCCGAGAGCGAGAAGCCCACGCCGAACACGCCATCGGCGCCGTCGTGCATGTACTCGAGCGAGAGCGTCGGTGTCATGCCGCCCGGCCCCTGCGTGATGGCGAGCGGAACCGAGTAGCGCGCTTGTCCGAGACGCGTCACGTTCAGCGAGCCCTGCATCGTGCCTGCGACCTGCGTGTTCGCAAGGGGTTGGCTGTCGCTGGCCGTCAGGCCTTGCGATGTGACGCCGAGGTCGACGACTTCACCGGCGCCGCCTCCCTCCCCTTCGTCCGAAGAGCCTCCACATGCGATCCCAGCGATCGCGACACCCAAACCGACCAACCACGACCGAACCGACAGCGCTTGGGGCATGGCTGCGCCCGAGCAAGGCCGATTCCATCAGACCCTGGTGGTTGCTGGCCGTGTGCCTACGAAATTCCCGCACCGAGAGCGTGGGTACGTGAAAACGCAGCGTGGATGCTCGAGTCGATCGTGGATGCAAGCACCGTCCCCTTGCGGCAATCAGCCCGTCGCAACGGGCTGGTTGCCCTGGTACCGCCGGCGAGCGACGCGCGTGCCCGCGCAAGCAGCCGAGACTCCTCCTCGTTCAGCGGCTCCCCGATCGGAGCGCTCAGGGCGGTTACAAACCAGCCGAGTGATCGACCGTCGGGACGTGACCATCCTGCCTCGGCAAGTGACGGATTGCCGCTCGTCACGTCGTCGGCAAGAACACGCTCCCGTTCATCTCGCGAGCACGATCCCGTACGACGAGAACAACGCGACGATCTCCTCGAGGCCACGCGCCTCCTCCCACCGGAAGGTGACACGAGGGGTCGCCACGAGCTCCCACCCCTCCGCCACGAGGGCGTCGAGCACGACCTTCGAGCGCATCACGGTGTCGGCGCGGAGCCACTGGAAACGCAACGCGGACGTCCACGACGCGCGCGTGTGCGCGGCGGGCACCGTTTGGATCGAGACGATGAGCCCGGCGTCTTCGACGTAGAACTTCGACATACCGTCGGCCCCGAAGAGTCGGATCGAGCCAGGGAGAGCAAGCGCGTCGTGCTCAGGTCCATTCGCGGCGACATCGCTGACCAAGAGAGTAGGCCCGGCGGGCACGAAGTAGGGCACCTGGAGGTCGTGCATCCACTCCTGAAGTAGCCCGAATACGTCCGCCGCCACGATGGACGTCTCGTCGAGGTCGAAGGTCCGCGGGATAAGACGGATCGAGGACTCTCCTCCGCGCGCGAGATCCTTTGCCGACCACCCCCAATAATGTCCATCATCGCGCATGGCGAAGACGAGCATGTCGGCGAGCTCGCCCTTGACGAATTCCCCACCGAGGAGGCTGCCATACGTCTGGAGGTAGTTCGGCAGAAGTAGCCAACACGAGCTGCCGACGGTCCCTCGTCCCAGCCTGCCCAGCGCTTCGCGATAGCTCGCCGGCAGGCGCACACCGAGCTTGGCCTCCGCCTCACGGAACACGGCCTCGGACGGGACGTCCTTCGGATCGCCCAGCATCAACATGTCCGCGAGTCGCATCATCGGCGCGCCAGGATAGCGCGGAGCGGCATACGCGCCCGTCGGTCAACACCGCCCAGCACCTCGCCGCGATGCAGCGCCAGCATCCTGACGAGGCCATGCACTACAAGTTCGCCACGCCCGAGTGGAAGTACGAGGCTACCGGCGCGGACGCGGCGTTCCGTGCGATCTGCTTGAAGGTCCGCACGCAGGCGCTCGCCTTCGAAGGCGTGTCGAAGGCCAATGCGAAGACGCTAGGTCCTGAACGACGACGCGCCCACCTCGCAGGCGCACGGTGAAGCGTGTCGTACTTCGCAACGCGAGGGCCGGGTTGAAGAGGGCATGAGCCTCGTGAAGCGAGCCGTCGGACGTTCCTCGAGGAAGCTCCGGCGGGCGAGCGGAGGAAGGTGCTGCCGCGCTCTTGGTCCGCGTCAGTACGTCGTGCAGGACGGAGTGGTTCCGGCGCCGCGGCCGTACGACGGCTGGGCGTAGATGTACGCGTCGATACGGCAGGTGCAGCCGTCGTTCTTGTAGCCCGCGGGGCACTTTGTTGCAGTCCGAGTCCACGCCACACTTGTTGTACCAGGGGCAGGAGCTCGTATCGGCCGAGATGATCTTCGAGTTGCGCTGACAGAACCAGCCGGTGTCGGTGAAGCCTGACTCGCAGTTCCTCCAACAGACCGGGCCCTCGCCACGGTAGCCCGCCGCGCACCTCGGGTAGCAGAGGCCGGCCTGGTACTCCTCGCCCGCGGGACACGCGCAGTTGTTGCCCGTGGCCTGCGGCGCGATCGTATCGGTCTCGACCGTCGGCATATTGCCTTCCGAGTCTGAACCTTCGACCGTCGACGCGCTCGGATCGTCGGAGCCGTCCGCGGCGGCGCAGCCAACCGCGAGGGCGAGGAGGCCGGCGACGGGAACGGCGAAGCGGAGAAGCGAGAGGACCGAGCGGCTTTGGGATGACATGAGACGGGCTCCTTGGTGGTGGATGCGGACGTCTCGATGGTTTGCATCATCCGAGCCAGGCATTGCAGACGCGCGTGCCCACGAATTCCGCGCAGTTGGCCGCGTGCGTATGGGCGTCCGTATCGGATGCACCCGCTGATACACCCGATACACGGGCGGTACAGTCCGCGTGGAGCGGACCGCCCAAGGTGGGAGCTGGCGTTTCGGAGCCCGCCACGTTCGAGTCATCGATACGCTGCGCTCATGCGCGCATCGTCCGCTTCGCTCCTGCCGCTCTCGCTTCTTGTCGCGCTCTCTTTCGCTGGCCATGCGCGTGCAGCGTCGATCGTCGTGACGAACACGAATGACGCTGGCCCGGGCTCGCTCCGCCAAGCGGTTCTCGATGCCGCGACGGGCGACACCATCACGTTTTCTGCGACCCTCGCCGGGCAGACCATCACGCTGACGACAGCCGATACGGCTACGCAGTTCGTGAACCAGACGGACGGCGTCGCGGCGCCGTTTGGTCCGACAGGCATCGTCGTCGACGGCAAGACGCTCGTGATGGACGGCAAAGGCGCGCCGGGCCTCGTCATCAGCGGCGGCAACACACAACGACTCTTTGCGGTCACCGGGCAAGGAGGCTCCGGGATCAATCGTCCGGCCACCGCAGGCGATCTCACGGTGCGGAATCTCACACTCGCCGCCGGACTCGCGAAGGGAGGCGATGGCGCCCTCGGCGGACGCGACGGCGGCGGAGGCGGCGGTGGTGGCGGCGGCGCGGGCGCGGGCGGCGTTCTCTTCGTGGACGTGGGCGCGACCGCCACGTTCGATCGCCTGTTCGTTCGCGACAGCGTAGCCCAAGGAGGCTACGGCGGCGGCGGGCCGAACGGAGGTGGCGGGGGCGGCGGCGGAGGCGGCGGCGGCATGGGTGGCGCAGGCAGCATCGCGGGCGTTACGAGCGGAACGGGTGGTGGCCCCAATGGCGGCGGCGGCGATGGTGCTTTTGGTGGAGGCGGCCAAGGTGGAGCGGGCGTCGCGGGCGTCGGCCCCGCGGCTGGCGGTGGCAACGGCGGCTTCGGCGGAGGTGGCGGCGGCGGCGGCAACCAGGGCAGCGTGGGCAAGTCTGGAGGCTCGGGCGGAATTGGCGGGGGTGGCGGGGGCGGCGCCGGAGGCTCGACGTGGGGTTCGGGCGCTGCGAGTTCCCTCGGCGGCGGAAACGGCGGTAGCGGCAGCGCGACAAGCATCGGCTACGGCGGCGGCGGCGCGGGAATGGGCGGTTGCGTCTTCGCACTGGGAACCTTCAACGCGGTCGGGAGCACGTTCGCACGGTGCGCGGCGCAGGGAGGCGGCAGCCCGGGCACCGGCGGCGACGGCTTCGGGGGAGCCGTCGCGGTCCTCGGAGCGCTTGTCTCTGCCAACAGCACGTTTTCGGCGTGCTACGCGAAGGGCGGGCCGGGACACGGTGGCTTCGACGCTCTGGCCGATGGGGTGAGCTCAGGGGGCGCCGTCGCCTCGTACCTCGGCTCCCCTGGAAACGGAGTCGTTTCCGTCGTCTTCAGCACGTTCTCCGAGTGTCGAGCGGGTCACGGAAGCGCTATTTTTGCCAGCGGCTCGCAGGCGAGCGTCAACGACTCGATCGCGTACATCGAACCGTCCGACCCCAATGGCGACGTCGCCTCCTACAGCAATCTTTCCGGCGCGAACAACATCATCGGCTCTCTCGCAAACGGCGGAGCGTTCACCCCACCAAAGTTTTTTGTCTCGGCCGATCCGATGCTCGCACCGCTCGCCGACAATGGCGGACCGACGCCCACGTGTGCCATCCCATCGAACAGCCCCGCGCACGGTGCGGGCGACAGCGCGACGGCTTACGCGGCACTGCCGACCGGTGTTGGAGGTCTGGACCAGCGCGGCGTCACGCGTGTCCCGACTTCCGTCGATATCGGCGCGTTTCAAATTCCCGCGCTGCTCCTCGTGTCGCCGAACCCGGCGAGCGTCGCACCGCTCGGAACGAAGGCCTTCACGGCGGCAGGGGGAGTCCCGGGCTACACGTTCGTGCTCAAGACCAACGGATCGAGCGGAAGCGTCAACGCATCGACGGGGGCCTACCAAGCGGGCGCCACAGGGAATGTCGTGGACGTCGTGCAAGTGACAGACGGGGTCGGCGCGACGGCGACGGCAACGGTCAACGTCGGAGCGGACGATGGCGGTATCCCCGAAGGCGGCGCAGACAGTGGTGCCGTCGATGGGGCGGTCGACGCCGATCTAGCCGATGGTGATGTGGATGCCGGTACGATCGCCGTCGATGACGCAACCGCACCCGCTGGTGACGTGGATGCGGGCTCTGTCGACGACGCGGGCGCGCCTCCTCCTTCGACCGGTCCTGGCCTCGT
This genomic stretch from Myxococcales bacterium harbors:
- a CDS encoding VCBS repeat-containing protein, translated to MPQALSVRSWLVGLGVAIAGIACGGSSDEGEGGGAGEVVDLGVTSQGLTASDSQPLANTQVAGTMQGSLNVTRLGQARYSVPLAITQGPGGMTPTLSLEYMHDGADGVFGVGFSLSGLSGITRCNKTTAQDGAPDSLRWDYNDRFCLDGQRLVAISGAYGGDGTEYRTEVESFSRIVSRGAANGGPVAFDVWTRDGRYLQYGATEDSRVEKWQAAQVHRWLVNRVSDRVGNGYDVVYNEHNGSSTATPSWIHSFGANGVRTGQSIEFNYDTRPDVKTVFQSGNFFRPHRRVTQIASRDGTSVARKYKFAYDAGAAGGRSRLVTVTECGAGDVCYAPTRFTWSAPSFSYDRRYFGGGGQGGLVPGDFNGDGKTDLFTWWNGDWRGWVNYSNGTSFTGWQEKVWDMPPQRMPVVADFNGDGKSDLLTMWTDGQAFVWLSNGSGFGPRQTWGQRADLFGSVHATDINGDGKADLVDRQPGWVHVWYSTGGGFGYLASMPISGDVSFGDFDADGRSDMMEIRDHQVFVRRANGGGFDPEVWWGTLLAGTRQFTDVNGDGTTDVVVRDAGGQYQVYWSAGDKLVYANSYGIFGAQDVLVDLNGDGKADVLGYSEGVIRAGFALPQSTGFDHMPSWSVWYGAHAAPNKQFRLDSTWLTPTGALLNGGGDLYWEASTCQELGYPPANAGFECGHRWGNVDGMAPSHSNHCYDTGGEGGGQSCYSECSNTPQIWRSNGWGGSEPWNPRWTTRPRR
- a CDS encoding DUF4303 domain-containing protein codes for the protein MPHRGGCHTSGGSSAEVANTSCRRSLVPACPALRDSSPAGAHRAWPPPHGTRPRTGRPSDRPASTCPRVASSARQDSAERHTRPSVNTAQHLAAMQRQHPDEAMHYKFATPEWKYEATGADAAFRAICLKVRTQALAFEGVSKANAKTLGPERRRAHLAGAR